Proteins from a single region of Pseudomonas sp. BSw22131:
- a CDS encoding PepSY-associated TM helix domain-containing protein, producing MSRPNVSFYNLAWRWHFYAGLFVAPFMILLSLTGIIYLFKPQLDSLMYSDLLKVKPAHHQLSADEQQRLIMQAYPNAALSKYLPPLDAQSSAQFVVKQDGRELNLFIDPYTGNILGTQDAKQNLQAIARELHGELMIGTVGDRLVELAAGWGIVLVVSGLYLWWPRGRSPAGVLWPRMTARGRLLWRDLHAVTGFWGALLLLFMLVSGMTWTGLWGKQYADVWNTFPAAMWNEVPTSDRHAGELNTASVQTVPWAMENTPMPVSSGDHAGHMNHGSMSSAPAAPHITLQQVVDTARARGIEPGYSISAPKSADGVFTVSVFADDPRNDATLHIDQYTGNVLADVRYADYSVVSKATELGVMLHEGKLFGWINQLVILLICLMVLLSSVSGLVIWWKRRPQKALGVPPLRHDLPRWKTATAVMLLLGVAFPLVGVSMLIVWILDRIVLSRFAKSTATA from the coding sequence ATGTCCAGACCCAACGTGTCTTTCTACAACCTGGCGTGGCGCTGGCATTTTTATGCCGGGCTGTTCGTGGCGCCATTCATGATCCTGCTGTCGCTGACGGGGATCATCTACCTGTTCAAGCCACAGCTGGACTCGCTGATGTACAGCGACTTGCTGAAGGTGAAACCCGCGCACCATCAATTGTCCGCCGACGAGCAGCAACGCCTCATCATGCAGGCATACCCGAACGCAGCGCTGAGCAAGTACCTGCCGCCACTCGATGCACAGAGCAGTGCTCAATTCGTGGTCAAGCAGGACGGCCGCGAGCTGAATCTGTTTATCGACCCTTACACCGGCAACATCCTCGGCACACAGGACGCCAAACAAAACCTGCAAGCCATCGCCCGTGAACTACACGGTGAGCTGATGATCGGCACCGTGGGCGACCGACTGGTGGAGCTGGCGGCAGGCTGGGGCATCGTGCTGGTGGTCTCCGGTCTGTATTTATGGTGGCCGCGTGGACGCTCGCCAGCAGGCGTGCTTTGGCCGCGCATGACGGCACGCGGGCGCTTGCTGTGGCGGGATCTTCACGCCGTGACCGGATTCTGGGGCGCGCTGCTGCTGCTGTTCATGCTGGTTAGCGGCATGACGTGGACCGGCCTGTGGGGCAAGCAGTATGCGGACGTGTGGAACACCTTCCCGGCCGCGATGTGGAACGAAGTCCCCACGTCAGACAGGCACGCCGGTGAACTCAATACAGCCAGTGTGCAGACCGTGCCGTGGGCGATGGAAAACACGCCGATGCCGGTGTCGTCTGGCGACCACGCCGGACACATGAATCACGGCAGTATGTCCAGCGCCCCCGCCGCACCGCACATCACCCTGCAACAGGTGGTGGATACTGCCCGGGCGCGTGGCATCGAGCCCGGCTACAGCATCAGCGCGCCGAAAAGTGCTGATGGCGTGTTCACGGTATCGGTGTTCGCCGACGATCCGCGCAACGACGCCACGCTGCACATCGACCAGTACACCGGCAATGTGTTGGCCGACGTGAGGTACGCCGATTACAGCGTCGTTTCCAAGGCTACCGAGCTGGGCGTGATGCTGCACGAAGGCAAGTTGTTTGGCTGGATCAATCAACTGGTCATCCTGCTGATTTGCCTGATGGTACTGCTCAGCTCGGTCAGCGGGCTGGTGATCTGGTGGAAGCGCCGCCCACAAAAAGCGCTCGGCGTGCCGCCACTGCGTCACGACCTGCCACGCTGGAAAACCGCAACGGCAGTGATGCTGTTGCTCGGTGTGGCGTTCCCTTTGGTGGGGGTTTCGATGCTGATTGTGTGGATACTCGATAGGATAGTTCTTTCGCGCTTTGCCAAATCCACCGCAACAGCTTAG
- a CDS encoding DUF2946 domain-containing protein encodes MPAPRNRSSSLPRKTSGTWLSLFAMLMIFIGPLISQAMPIEHHAGMSASVPATMDMTSDMEMSGGHAGMQHAPDADNASVDHVMWAKCGYCTLLFSCPALPQALAIIAPTLPKPNGLFNPAPHHGHAYRSVFPNARSRAPPLSSLA; translated from the coding sequence ATGCCTGCCCCACGCAACAGATCATCCAGTCTCCCGCGCAAAACATCGGGCACCTGGCTGAGCCTGTTCGCCATGCTGATGATCTTCATCGGACCGCTGATTTCCCAAGCGATGCCGATAGAACATCACGCAGGCATGTCGGCGTCCGTGCCCGCGACGATGGACATGACTTCGGACATGGAAATGTCCGGCGGGCATGCGGGTATGCAGCACGCACCCGACGCTGACAACGCCAGCGTCGATCACGTCATGTGGGCCAAATGCGGTTACTGCACGCTGTTATTCAGTTGCCCGGCACTGCCTCAAGCGCTGGCGATCATTGCGCCAACGCTGCCCAAACCCAACGGCCTGTTCAATCCGGCGCCACATCACGGCCACGCCTATCGCAGTGTTTTCCCCAACGCTCGCAGTCGCGCCCCGCCGCTCTCGTCACTGGCCTGA
- a CDS encoding copper chaperone PCu(A)C — MLKKSLLLAAMLLPASYVEAREYSAGSLHIAHLWSMELPPNAPTVAAYFSIHNNGTAADRLTSVDSPIAGSAQLHEHTHKDGLMKMQQVQDVEIPAGGEVSFAPMAFHVMLLDLKDRSRLVDGQQFPLILHFEKAGDVTVNVQVLKQPLEVSSDPADTH, encoded by the coding sequence ATGCTGAAAAAAAGCCTGCTGCTGGCCGCGATGTTGCTACCCGCCTCCTATGTTGAAGCTCGTGAGTACAGCGCAGGTTCGCTGCACATCGCTCATCTGTGGTCGATGGAGTTGCCGCCGAACGCGCCGACGGTGGCTGCGTATTTCTCGATTCACAACAACGGCACGGCGGCTGATCGGCTGACCTCTGTCGACAGCCCTATCGCCGGTAGCGCTCAGTTGCATGAGCACACGCATAAAGACGGCCTGATGAAGATGCAGCAGGTGCAAGATGTCGAGATTCCTGCAGGCGGTGAAGTGAGCTTCGCGCCGATGGCGTTTCACGTCATGCTGCTCGACCTCAAGGACCGCTCCAGGCTGGTAGACGGACAGCAATTCCCGTTAATCCTGCATTTCGAGAAAGCGGGTGATGTGACGGTCAATGTGCAGGTGCTCAAGCAACCACTTGAAGTATCGTCCGATCCCGCTGACACGCATTAA
- a CDS encoding glycoside hydrolase family 5 protein: MLYHSTEQDDLMTRFFSAVVLAGFALSGAFAQAAESLPMIHINVSGAEFNAKTLPGRPGYDFMFPSATYFDKWQAKGIKVIRVPITWERLQPVLGGPLDPTYAALIDTLLTRAESRQMAVLLDIHNYGVYRKQPVGSSAVPYAEYKKFLSLVAERWNGKAGLHGYDIMNEPNGAADANWPTSAQAGIDGVRSFDKIKPIYVEGRSWSSASQWAIQNGALLLLRDPSNNLIFSAHLYLDSDASGTYKTGPAANFDLDIGVKRAKPFVEWLARNNKKGHIGEFGIPGNDPRWTQAGTRLLEYLNKNCVPVAYWAAGSMWGTYPLSIEPNAAGDKPQWAMLAPFVSGNSSCK; encoded by the coding sequence ATGCTGTATCACTCGACCGAGCAGGACGATCTCATGACACGATTTTTTAGTGCTGTAGTGTTAGCCGGTTTCGCCCTGTCAGGGGCTTTCGCCCAGGCGGCGGAATCACTCCCCATGATTCACATCAACGTTTCAGGCGCAGAGTTCAATGCCAAGACCCTGCCGGGCCGACCGGGCTACGACTTTATGTTTCCGTCGGCTACGTACTTCGATAAATGGCAAGCCAAGGGCATCAAGGTTATTCGGGTGCCTATCACCTGGGAACGCTTGCAGCCAGTCCTTGGTGGCCCGCTGGACCCAACTTATGCCGCACTGATCGATACCTTGTTGACCCGTGCCGAAAGCAGGCAGATGGCTGTGCTGCTCGATATCCATAACTATGGCGTCTATCGCAAGCAGCCTGTCGGATCGTCAGCCGTACCCTACGCCGAGTACAAGAAATTCCTGTCGCTGGTTGCCGAGCGCTGGAATGGGAAAGCGGGGCTGCATGGTTACGACATCATGAACGAGCCAAACGGGGCAGCGGACGCCAACTGGCCGACCTCGGCCCAGGCGGGGATTGATGGCGTTCGGTCTTTCGACAAGATCAAGCCTATCTACGTAGAGGGCCGTTCATGGTCAAGCGCATCGCAATGGGCAATCCAGAACGGTGCGTTACTGTTGCTTCGTGATCCTTCAAATAATCTGATATTTTCGGCCCACCTTTACCTGGACTCCGACGCCAGTGGCACCTACAAGACGGGGCCTGCAGCTAATTTCGACCTGGACATCGGTGTTAAGCGGGCCAAGCCGTTCGTTGAGTGGTTAGCGCGTAACAATAAAAAGGGTCATATCGGAGAGTTTGGTATACCAGGCAATGACCCCAGATGGACTCAGGCCGGTACACGACTGCTGGAGTATCTGAACAAGAACTGCGTCCCTGTGGCCTACTGGGCTGCGGGCTCGATGTGGGGAACCTATCCGTTGTCCATCGAACCGAATGCCGCTGGAGACAAACCACAGTGGGCAATGTTGGCGCCATTTGTCAGCGGCAACAGTTCATGTAAATAG
- a CDS encoding outer membrane beta-barrel protein: MVKPNPGEASLPLDSAGNTMSLKSNARSLIKLSALLCANACADELNVPQSIKFENGLTFTPYLQTSERYDDNFREVERHPDASWITSLTPSFNLASNDGKRAYKLSYKADSDIFESSHKDDNTDHYLDGTAGFDFNARNRLKLEAGYKKVEETATLDQHLENDKYTFSHLGGMYTYGARTARGQLELSADYSQMRYQNSDGINNDKERDATALIGTLYFKVAPNTRALVETRWTQFEYVSNKKLDNDTVALLGGLSWDATANTTGTVKLGAERKLYDDPAVGDKGGSLWEVGVDWKPRSYSTFSLKTHHQLDEGTDGASAIDNLTTSLDWEHEWLDRLSTVASYSYTTKDYQDDAERQDKINRYGFLVKYQMRRWLGFDIGYRHGKEKSTFADESFERNIYKFSVTATL; the protein is encoded by the coding sequence GTGGTAAAACCCAACCCTGGTGAAGCGTCTCTTCCCCTTGATTCTGCCGGTAATACTATGAGCTTGAAATCCAATGCCCGCTCGCTGATCAAACTCTCGGCGTTGCTGTGCGCTAATGCTTGTGCGGATGAGCTGAACGTCCCACAAAGCATTAAGTTTGAAAATGGCCTGACCTTCACACCGTATCTGCAGACCAGTGAGCGGTACGATGACAACTTCAGAGAGGTGGAGCGCCACCCCGACGCTTCATGGATCACCAGTCTGACGCCAAGCTTCAACCTGGCGTCGAACGACGGTAAGCGCGCCTACAAATTGTCCTACAAGGCTGATAGCGACATATTTGAGTCGAGCCACAAGGACGATAATACCGACCATTACCTGGACGGGACCGCCGGCTTTGATTTCAACGCGCGCAACCGGCTCAAGCTCGAAGCGGGTTACAAGAAGGTCGAAGAGACCGCGACCCTCGATCAGCACCTCGAGAACGACAAGTACACGTTTTCCCACTTAGGTGGCATGTACACCTATGGCGCTCGTACGGCGCGCGGACAGTTGGAGCTTAGCGCCGACTATTCGCAGATGCGTTATCAGAACAGCGATGGCATCAACAACGATAAAGAGCGCGATGCGACGGCGTTAATAGGGACGCTCTACTTCAAGGTAGCTCCCAATACGCGCGCGCTGGTCGAGACCCGTTGGACCCAATTCGAGTACGTCTCCAACAAGAAGCTGGACAACGACACCGTGGCGTTGCTGGGCGGCCTTAGCTGGGACGCTACTGCAAACACCACCGGTACGGTGAAGCTTGGTGCCGAGCGTAAACTTTATGACGACCCGGCGGTGGGCGATAAAGGTGGGTCATTGTGGGAAGTGGGGGTTGACTGGAAGCCGCGTTCTTATTCGACCTTCTCTTTGAAAACCCATCACCAGCTAGATGAGGGTACAGATGGTGCCTCTGCCATCGACAACCTTACGACCTCGCTGGATTGGGAGCATGAATGGCTGGACCGATTGAGCACTGTCGCTAGCTACTCCTACACCACCAAAGATTATCAGGACGACGCTGAGCGTCAGGACAAAATCAATCGCTACGGTTTTCTGGTGAAGTACCAGATGCGTCGCTGGTTGGGTTTCGATATCGGCTATCGGCATGGCAAAGAAAAATCGACGTTTGCCGACGAAAGCTTCGAGCGCAATATTTACAAGTTTAGCGTTACTGCAACACTGTAG